One genomic segment of Pseudomonas fortuita includes these proteins:
- a CDS encoding low affinity iron permease family protein — protein sequence MKFAQFCQWLANNSGRPRTFLIAVCLIILWAASGPWFHYNDTWQLIINTSTTIITFLMVFLIQNTQNRDNDIIHVKLDELIRATKSAERSVLDLEALDNRQIHELRKEYQAMGSECEQEPSPLATSEDRPRDGHPR from the coding sequence ATGAAATTTGCACAGTTCTGCCAATGGCTGGCGAATAACTCTGGCCGACCGCGGACATTTCTAATCGCCGTTTGCCTCATCATCCTCTGGGCCGCTTCAGGGCCGTGGTTCCACTACAACGACACCTGGCAGCTGATCATCAATACCTCAACTACGATCATTACCTTTTTAATGGTGTTCCTCATTCAAAATACGCAGAACCGGGATAATGACATCATTCACGTTAAGCTTGACGAGCTCATAAGAGCAACCAAGTCCGCTGAAAGGTCAGTACTGGACCTAGAGGCGCTAGACAATCGACAAATTCACGAACTTCGAAAGGAATATCAAGCCATGGGAAGTGAATGCGAGCAAGAGCCATCTCCGCTCGCAACCTCGGAGGACCGGCCGAGAGACGGCCATCCGCGATAG
- a CDS encoding YciE/YciF ferroxidase family protein — protein MPARKTVEDLFIHELSDVYSAEKQITKALPRLARAATNPLLAEAFTSHLEETHGQIERIDQLVEKAGLKLKRMKCVAMEGLLEEGKELLDEIEKGPVLDAALIGASQKVEHYEIAAYGTLIAMAKHLGIKEAVDLLVDTLAEEKAADEKLSAIAEEGGNQAATLEK, from the coding sequence ATGCCTGCACGTAAGACTGTTGAAGACCTGTTCATCCATGAGCTCTCTGATGTCTACAGCGCCGAGAAACAAATCACCAAAGCGTTGCCAAGGTTGGCTCGCGCTGCCACCAATCCGCTGCTTGCTGAGGCCTTCACTTCCCATCTCGAAGAGACCCACGGGCAGATCGAACGCATCGACCAATTAGTCGAAAAGGCAGGATTGAAGCTCAAGCGGATGAAGTGCGTCGCAATGGAGGGCTTGCTCGAGGAGGGCAAAGAACTATTGGACGAGATTGAAAAGGGCCCAGTTCTGGATGCTGCGCTGATTGGCGCCAGTCAGAAGGTGGAGCACTATGAGATTGCAGCTTATGGCACGCTGATCGCTATGGCAAAGCATCTGGGAATCAAGGAAGCTGTTGACCTACTTGTCGATACGCTTGCCGAAGAAAAAGCTGCAGACGAAAAGCTTTCGGCGATTGCCGAAGAAGGTGGTAACCAAGCGGCCACTCTAGAGAAGTAA
- a CDS encoding DUF421 domain-containing protein: MDSILRAAGMYVALMLLFRVAGRRSLADLTTFDFVLLLIIGEATQQALLGEDFSFTNAILVIATLIVLDVGLSLAKLNSRPLARLLDGHATLVVEQGRFLHQRMRQARLTEDDILESARDSQGIESVEQIKFAIVERNGKISIIPRN, encoded by the coding sequence ATGGATTCCATCCTTCGTGCGGCAGGTATGTATGTTGCGCTGATGTTGCTTTTTCGTGTGGCTGGCAGGCGCTCGCTGGCCGACCTAACCACATTCGACTTCGTGCTGCTACTGATCATTGGCGAAGCAACTCAGCAGGCGTTGCTCGGGGAAGACTTTTCCTTTACCAACGCTATCTTGGTGATTGCTACGCTGATTGTGCTGGATGTCGGTCTGTCGTTGGCCAAGCTTAATTCCAGACCATTGGCACGCCTGCTCGACGGTCATGCCACATTGGTGGTGGAACAGGGACGCTTTCTACACCAGCGCATGCGCCAGGCAAGGCTAACAGAGGACGATATCCTTGAGTCGGCCAGGGACAGCCAAGGCATCGAAAGCGTCGAGCAGATCAAATTTGCTATCGTCGAGCGAAACGGCAAGATCTCGATTATTCCCCGAAACTGA
- a CDS encoding CinA family protein → MPKDLVFEALDYLRIHTLVLTTAESCTAGAMVSLLAEVPGTGEVLESGYVVYSPSAKRRLLGISSQTIDRFGLTSEAVAWEMAVGALKDSDATVAIASTGVTGPEPQDGIIPGTVCFAWAFAGEPIAVFTRTQHFFGHRADVIRQGALFGLSHIAHYHQCWLRGERA, encoded by the coding sequence ATGCCTAAAGACCTAGTATTCGAGGCGCTTGACTACCTGAGGATCCACACGCTGGTCCTGACAACCGCCGAATCATGTACTGCTGGCGCCATGGTCTCACTGCTGGCGGAAGTTCCGGGCACCGGCGAAGTACTTGAAAGCGGTTACGTCGTTTATTCGCCCAGCGCCAAAAGACGACTGCTGGGCATTAGCTCACAAACAATTGACCGCTTCGGACTCACCAGCGAGGCAGTGGCCTGGGAAATGGCAGTGGGTGCATTGAAAGACAGCGACGCCACGGTCGCCATCGCTAGCACCGGTGTCACAGGGCCGGAGCCGCAAGACGGCATTATTCCTGGCACTGTCTGCTTTGCTTGGGCATTTGCCGGCGAGCCGATTGCCGTCTTCACCCGGACCCAGCATTTTTTCGGTCACCGCGCAGATGTCATCCGACAAGGAGCACTGTTTGGGTTGTCACATATAGCGCACTACCATCAGTGCTGGCTGCGTGGTGAGCGCGCCTGA
- a CDS encoding PLDc N-terminal domain-containing protein, giving the protein MTEPVTYFWIAVAVIILLVDLWAIVSVFRSDKTESTKAMWALLLLALPIVGLAIWGIMGPRGIKRGTGPSSPEHSKG; this is encoded by the coding sequence ATGACCGAGCCTGTGACGTATTTCTGGATCGCCGTTGCGGTGATCATTCTGCTTGTCGATTTGTGGGCCATCGTCAGTGTCTTTCGGAGTGACAAGACCGAGTCGACCAAAGCGATGTGGGCACTGCTACTGCTAGCACTGCCTATCGTCGGCCTAGCTATCTGGGGCATCATGGGGCCACGCGGCATCAAGCGGGGGACGGGGCCATCTTCCCCAGAGCACAGTAAGGGCTGA
- a CDS encoding site-specific integrase, producing the protein MATIRARKKADGTVSYTVQIRLKKKGVIVYQEAQTFARKQAAQAWAKRRETELAVPGAIERASRQGHTVREMIDRYLIEAEKARPLGETKRLTLNAIKKSYLGDKVDSDISQQVLVDYALWRMGPEGGSVKPQTAGNDLAHLGSVLSLARAAWGYEINPLAMPDARLVLKKFGYNMRSRERDRRPTLDELDKLMKHFFEMLQRRPTVIHMPKVVAFAIYSTRRMDEITRIRWEDLDEHQQAVKVRDMKNPGQKIGNDVWCYLPDEAWIIVQSMPRECAEIFPYNTDSIGTAWSKACKMTGIEDLHFHDLRHEGVSRLFEMDWDIPRVSSVSGHRDWNSMRRYTHLRGRGDGYKGWKWLNQIIQAPVKLGARVG; encoded by the coding sequence ATGGCAACGATCAGAGCAAGGAAAAAGGCCGATGGGACAGTGAGCTATACCGTCCAGATCCGCCTCAAGAAAAAGGGTGTCATAGTCTACCAAGAAGCCCAGACGTTCGCCCGCAAGCAGGCTGCTCAGGCCTGGGCGAAGCGACGAGAGACAGAGCTAGCGGTGCCTGGTGCGATCGAGCGGGCAAGCCGCCAGGGTCACACTGTCAGGGAGATGATCGATCGCTACTTGATTGAGGCGGAGAAAGCCAGGCCTCTTGGTGAAACCAAGCGGCTAACGCTCAATGCCATCAAGAAGAGCTACTTGGGGGATAAGGTCGACTCGGACATCAGCCAGCAGGTACTGGTGGATTACGCGCTCTGGCGCATGGGACCCGAGGGTGGTTCAGTAAAGCCTCAGACTGCCGGTAATGATTTGGCTCACCTGGGTTCGGTTCTGTCCCTGGCCAGGGCGGCCTGGGGGTACGAGATCAATCCCCTGGCGATGCCTGACGCTCGCCTCGTTTTGAAAAAGTTCGGTTACAACATGAGGAGTCGCGAGCGTGATCGTCGGCCCACGTTAGATGAACTCGACAAGCTGATGAAGCACTTTTTCGAGATGTTACAGCGCCGGCCGACAGTCATCCATATGCCCAAGGTAGTGGCATTCGCTATTTATTCAACGCGGCGGATGGACGAGATTACCCGCATCCGTTGGGAGGACTTGGACGAGCATCAGCAGGCTGTGAAAGTCCGGGACATGAAGAACCCCGGCCAGAAGATTGGCAATGACGTTTGGTGTTATTTGCCGGATGAGGCTTGGATTATTGTGCAGAGCATGCCACGGGAGTGTGCTGAGATATTTCCCTACAACACGGATTCAATCGGCACCGCCTGGTCCAAGGCATGCAAGATGACCGGTATTGAGGATCTGCACTTCCATGATTTACGTCACGAAGGAGTGAGCCGACTATTCGAGATGGATTGGGATATACCCAGGGTTTCCAGTGTCTCCGGCCATCGCGATTGGAACTCGATGCGGCGTTATACGCATTTGCGCGGCCGAGGAGATGGGTATAAGGGCTGGAAGTGGTTGAATCAAATTATCCAGGCGCCGGTGAAGCTCGGCGCCCGGGTAGGCTAG
- a CDS encoding pyocin activator PrtN family protein, whose amino-acid sequence MNTAFVLMAQYNGKAIISIEQVCTDYFTHLTPDMFQRKVLAGQIQLPITRLEASQKSARGVHIADLALYLDRQREAARLECAQLNKPLRAS is encoded by the coding sequence ATGAATACCGCTTTCGTTCTGATGGCGCAGTACAACGGCAAAGCCATCATCTCAATAGAACAGGTCTGTACCGACTATTTCACGCACCTGACGCCCGATATGTTTCAACGCAAGGTACTGGCCGGACAGATCCAGCTCCCTATAACCAGGCTCGAAGCGAGCCAGAAGAGTGCTCGAGGAGTGCACATCGCTGATCTGGCCTTGTACCTGGACCGACAGAGGGAAGCTGCGCGCCTCGAATGCGCGCAGCTGAACAAACCTCTTCGTGCGAGCTAG
- a CDS encoding pyocin activator PrtN family protein: protein MSNTNQIALRLPHAPDATTVELLYRTFGDVLIPLDKVRVQYFRNLNEDTFAEQLKVGRICLPITTLDNSQKALKFAHIRHVAALIDSRAYLADEKHSRQPDQEKQ from the coding sequence ATGAGCAATACCAACCAAATCGCGCTGCGCCTGCCGCACGCACCTGACGCAACCACCGTTGAACTGCTGTACCGAACCTTTGGCGATGTGCTCATCCCACTCGACAAGGTGCGCGTGCAGTACTTCCGCAACCTCAACGAAGACACCTTTGCCGAACAACTGAAGGTCGGTCGGATCTGCTTGCCCATCACGACACTGGACAACAGCCAGAAAGCCCTGAAGTTCGCCCACATCCGTCATGTGGCCGCCTTGATAGATAGCAGGGCCTACCTGGCGGATGAAAAGCACTCTCGGCAGCCAGATCAAGAAAAGCAGTAA
- a CDS encoding phage antirepressor KilAC domain-containing protein — translation MERTLAQTAKHFGISRNELIRRMRENELLTERNLPRYPTRDREYLRIKEGSWFHPEAGMQYSESTRVKQAGIPWLAERLNLQLPTPPEDKRYAA, via the coding sequence TTGGAACGCACACTTGCACAGACCGCCAAGCACTTCGGTATCAGCCGTAACGAGCTGATCCGCCGCATGCGTGAGAACGAACTGTTGACCGAGCGCAATCTGCCCCGCTACCCCACGCGCGACCGCGAATACCTGCGGATCAAGGAGGGCAGCTGGTTTCACCCCGAAGCCGGGATGCAGTACAGCGAGTCGACACGCGTGAAGCAGGCCGGGATCCCCTGGCTTGCCGAACGCCTCAATCTGCAACTTCCGACACCACCGGAAGACAAGCGCTATGCGGCCTAG
- a CDS encoding LexA family protein has protein sequence MVDKNELRAAFSARLHEALDDAGVRSRGRGVDIHKRLKMVGVHKTTQAISKWLNGEAIAEADSMAALCAWLNVRREWLEYGVLPKAQEPNGKAHQLKVGDQSNVSGILERFGKVPLISWVQAGAWCEAISNFEPYQADSWLSCPVPISDSGYALKVLGDSMTNPGPGRSYPTGCIIFVDPEVEAHTGDRVIARVPRTNEVTFKVLVSDAGRQFLRPINPQYPIIDITEETHICGKVVGSFIPE, from the coding sequence ATGGTTGATAAAAATGAGCTACGCGCAGCCTTCAGCGCACGACTACATGAGGCCCTCGACGACGCCGGCGTTAGAAGCCGAGGCAGAGGCGTGGACATCCACAAACGCCTGAAGATGGTCGGGGTTCATAAAACGACTCAAGCCATCAGCAAATGGCTGAATGGCGAGGCAATTGCGGAAGCTGACAGCATGGCCGCGCTGTGCGCTTGGCTGAACGTACGCCGCGAATGGCTGGAGTATGGGGTACTGCCTAAAGCCCAGGAGCCTAACGGTAAGGCTCACCAACTCAAGGTCGGCGATCAATCCAATGTGAGTGGAATACTGGAGCGTTTCGGGAAGGTGCCTCTAATCTCCTGGGTTCAAGCTGGTGCATGGTGTGAAGCCATCTCAAACTTTGAGCCCTACCAAGCAGATAGCTGGCTGTCATGCCCAGTCCCCATCAGCGACAGCGGTTATGCCCTAAAGGTGCTTGGCGACTCAATGACAAACCCTGGACCAGGGAGAAGCTATCCTACCGGCTGCATCATTTTCGTAGATCCCGAGGTAGAGGCACATACAGGTGATCGTGTCATAGCGAGGGTACCAAGGACCAATGAGGTGACCTTCAAGGTGCTTGTGTCAGATGCTGGACGTCAATTCCTGCGGCCCATAAATCCTCAATATCCAATCATAGACATCACGGAAGAGACCCACATCTGCGGTAAGGTCGTGGGCTCCTTCATCCCCGAGTAA
- a CDS encoding phage regulatory CII family protein: MSRIAMSCIERAKREVLPLELALYHAVRDYTGGAAAIAATTGRNATTLQHKLSPTHPTHIVNVQEFSEILELTKDPRILDSVHALVGDTIWQELSDAYTHDIPETLTMGIAEFFRQVANLAETWARSIGDGKVDDQELAEIQNQVFRGIQGLLGMYRRAEYVNQTTRGAHRG; the protein is encoded by the coding sequence ATGAGCCGAATTGCAATGAGCTGCATTGAGCGCGCCAAGCGCGAAGTGCTCCCGCTCGAACTCGCGCTGTACCACGCTGTGCGGGACTACACAGGCGGTGCTGCCGCCATTGCCGCCACCACCGGCCGTAACGCCACGACTCTCCAACACAAGTTGTCTCCCACCCATCCGACTCACATCGTCAACGTTCAAGAGTTCAGTGAGATCCTGGAGCTGACCAAGGACCCACGGATCCTTGATTCGGTCCACGCTCTTGTCGGTGACACCATTTGGCAAGAGCTGTCTGACGCATACACCCATGACATCCCCGAAACGCTGACGATGGGCATTGCCGAGTTCTTCCGGCAGGTAGCCAATCTGGCCGAAACCTGGGCCCGCAGCATCGGTGATGGAAAGGTCGACGATCAGGAACTGGCTGAAATCCAGAATCAGGTGTTCCGGGGCATCCAGGGGCTGCTCGGCATGTATCGCCGTGCCGAGTACGTCAACCAGACCACTCGGGGGGCTCACCGTGGCTGA
- a CDS encoding TraR/DksA C4-type zinc finger protein, whose amino-acid sequence MADIADLANDRAQWHLDLVLSARLPAPECESLEDCVGCGGSIPEPRRLAVQGCQRCIECQGYFEKKGARYAG is encoded by the coding sequence GTGGCTGATATCGCAGATCTGGCGAATGATCGCGCCCAATGGCACCTGGACCTGGTTCTGTCGGCACGCTTGCCTGCGCCCGAGTGTGAGTCACTGGAAGATTGCGTTGGTTGTGGGGGCTCCATCCCTGAGCCGCGCCGGTTAGCCGTGCAAGGTTGCCAGCGTTGCATCGAATGCCAGGGATATTTCGAGAAGAAAGGGGCTCGGTATGCTGGATAA
- a CDS encoding VapE domain-containing protein, producing MLDKVLDQLHDYGLQPDQPLIFAKLTRCRTKDDKGKEKNGWYVLHEHLAEKGQTLIFGSFGDWRLGETQKVKTDGRGLTPDEREVMRARQADAKRRAAEIAANAARRAAKRAEALFKRMPEKGRSSYLDRKQVVGFGVRYAPKSGAVLVPMQNAQDAIVGLQVIFPTIQEDTGRDKSYWPHGMAKDGAFHMIGGHPEPGEPVLVCEGYATGASLHMATSQAVAIAFDAGNLMAVAKHMRERFPGRSIIICRDDDWKTKRPTGEPWNPGEEKANNAAVVVGGQVVGPIFSGEREVKWTDFNDLHCAEGLEAVRRQVTAVIKPPATGGWKDMLARTESGALIAHMQNVELILANDERWGGVIGYNAFSSKIMRLRAAPYGGVPGEWSDIDDMRVMKWLAQQGLRVKASHVVEAVSVVAHDNAFHPVCTYLAKLEWDRVPRLERWLHEIFGVPRNEYSAKVGKRWLISAVARVMKPGCKADAVMILEGAQGAGKSSALGILGGEWFMDTPFTLGDKDAFQAIRGKWIVELGELDSFNKAESTKAKQFFSASIDTYRESYGRRTSDVPRQCVFAGTTNQDEYLKDATGNRRYWPVACVKVDLEALRRVRDQLWAEAMFCYQAGDIWWVTREEEELFTAEQEERFVVDEWEGPILDWLEASQVGETVTGSEVLGQALNLDPGHWGKPEQMRVGSIMHRLGWRRRRLAALPKSGKRPWAYQKPEGWGRTPPLEQPPAPKEECF from the coding sequence ATGCTGGATAAGGTTCTTGATCAGTTGCATGACTACGGCCTGCAGCCCGACCAGCCTCTGATTTTCGCCAAGCTGACCCGCTGCCGCACCAAGGATGACAAGGGCAAGGAAAAGAACGGTTGGTATGTCCTGCATGAGCATCTGGCCGAGAAGGGGCAAACCCTGATCTTCGGCAGCTTTGGCGATTGGCGCCTGGGCGAAACGCAGAAGGTGAAAACTGACGGCCGGGGGCTGACCCCGGACGAGCGTGAAGTTATGCGCGCACGGCAGGCTGACGCCAAGCGGCGTGCTGCCGAGATCGCCGCGAACGCTGCACGCCGTGCAGCCAAGCGGGCGGAAGCGCTGTTCAAACGTATGCCCGAGAAGGGGCGTAGCTCCTATCTGGATCGAAAGCAGGTGGTCGGTTTCGGCGTTCGTTATGCGCCGAAGTCGGGCGCAGTGCTCGTTCCGATGCAGAATGCTCAGGACGCCATTGTCGGCCTGCAGGTGATTTTCCCGACTATCCAGGAGGATACAGGACGGGACAAGTCCTACTGGCCGCATGGCATGGCCAAGGATGGTGCTTTTCACATGATTGGTGGTCATCCAGAGCCCGGTGAGCCTGTGCTTGTGTGTGAGGGCTACGCCACCGGCGCTAGCCTGCACATGGCGACCTCCCAGGCAGTGGCCATCGCCTTCGATGCGGGCAACCTGATGGCGGTCGCCAAGCACATGCGCGAACGCTTCCCTGGTCGGTCCATCATCATCTGCCGCGATGACGACTGGAAGACCAAGCGGCCGACCGGCGAGCCCTGGAACCCTGGTGAGGAAAAGGCCAACAACGCAGCGGTGGTTGTGGGTGGCCAGGTGGTCGGCCCGATCTTTTCGGGCGAGCGTGAGGTCAAGTGGACCGACTTCAACGACCTTCACTGCGCTGAAGGCCTTGAGGCCGTTCGCCGGCAAGTCACGGCGGTGATCAAACCACCGGCTACCGGTGGCTGGAAGGACATGCTGGCCAGGACCGAGAGCGGTGCCCTGATCGCCCACATGCAGAACGTCGAGCTGATCTTGGCCAATGATGAGCGTTGGGGCGGGGTGATCGGCTACAACGCCTTCAGCTCGAAGATTATGCGCCTTCGTGCTGCGCCTTATGGCGGTGTGCCAGGGGAATGGAGCGACATCGACGATATGCGAGTGATGAAATGGCTAGCTCAGCAGGGCCTGCGCGTTAAGGCCTCCCATGTGGTTGAAGCGGTCAGCGTCGTCGCGCACGACAACGCCTTCCACCCAGTGTGCACCTACTTGGCCAAGCTCGAATGGGATCGTGTGCCGCGCTTGGAGCGCTGGCTGCATGAGATCTTCGGCGTCCCACGCAATGAATACAGCGCAAAGGTCGGGAAGCGCTGGCTGATCTCAGCAGTGGCGCGAGTCATGAAGCCCGGCTGTAAGGCGGATGCAGTAATGATCCTTGAGGGCGCGCAGGGCGCGGGCAAGTCCTCGGCCTTGGGCATCCTTGGGGGTGAGTGGTTCATGGACACGCCGTTCACCCTGGGAGACAAGGACGCGTTTCAGGCCATCCGCGGTAAGTGGATCGTCGAGCTGGGTGAGCTGGACAGCTTCAACAAGGCTGAGAGCACCAAGGCCAAGCAATTCTTCTCGGCCTCCATCGATACCTACCGCGAAAGCTATGGTCGAAGAACAAGCGACGTTCCACGCCAGTGTGTTTTCGCGGGGACCACCAACCAAGATGAATACCTCAAAGATGCCACGGGTAACCGGCGCTATTGGCCGGTCGCCTGCGTCAAGGTCGATCTGGAGGCGTTGCGCCGCGTGCGCGACCAGCTGTGGGCAGAAGCCATGTTCTGCTACCAAGCCGGTGATATCTGGTGGGTGACCCGTGAGGAGGAAGAGCTGTTCACTGCGGAGCAGGAAGAGCGCTTCGTGGTGGATGAATGGGAGGGGCCGATACTCGATTGGCTGGAGGCCTCCCAAGTCGGTGAAACGGTGACTGGCAGCGAAGTGCTGGGTCAGGCGCTGAACCTAGACCCTGGCCACTGGGGCAAGCCCGAGCAGATGCGTGTGGGGTCGATCATGCACCGCCTGGGTTGGCGTCGTCGTAGGCTAGCGGCGCTGCCAAAGAGCGGCAAGCGCCCTTGGGCGTATCAGAAGCCAGAGGGCTGGGGGCGGACGCCCCCCCTGGAGCAGCCTCCGGCGCCGAAGGAGGAATGCTTTTGA
- a CDS encoding PA0613 family protein, whose translation MIKHIDEMLKLWAQELHTPDVYGGGSGGGSMLGLLMDCRGDLIRGTRGSRVLLDESADIEIIVNKHLEPQLYVIVKEHYCNQDSLLEQKMSYCRCSRKTYYERLHQAHVAIQMLLKGKRAA comes from the coding sequence TTGATCAAGCATATTGATGAGATGCTGAAGCTGTGGGCGCAAGAACTGCACACGCCAGATGTTTACGGCGGTGGTTCGGGTGGTGGTAGCATGCTTGGGCTTCTCATGGACTGCCGTGGAGATCTGATCCGAGGCACAAGGGGAAGTCGGGTGCTGCTTGATGAGTCTGCGGATATCGAGATCATCGTGAATAAGCATCTGGAGCCACAGTTGTACGTCATTGTCAAAGAGCACTACTGCAACCAGGACAGCCTGCTCGAGCAGAAGATGTCGTATTGTAGGTGCAGTAGAAAGACGTACTATGAGCGCCTGCACCAGGCCCATGTTGCTATTCAAATGTTGTTGAAAGGGAAGAGGGCTGCATGA
- a CDS encoding phage holin family protein: protein MNSEQQALVEMPIWLVIFLSLVGGVSGEMWRADMAGVSGWFIFRQVLLRSGACVVCGLSTIMLLYSAGMSMWSASAIGCLTATAGADVAIGLYKRWVAKRLGVCDVKPEVGRNEN from the coding sequence ATGAACAGCGAGCAGCAAGCGTTAGTTGAGATGCCTATCTGGTTGGTGATCTTCCTGTCCCTGGTCGGCGGGGTGTCAGGCGAGATGTGGCGGGCCGACATGGCCGGTGTTAGCGGCTGGTTCATTTTCCGTCAGGTGCTGCTGCGCTCCGGCGCCTGCGTCGTGTGCGGGCTGTCGACCATCATGTTGCTGTACTCGGCAGGCATGTCGATGTGGTCGGCCAGTGCCATCGGCTGCCTCACGGCCACAGCCGGTGCGGATGTCGCCATCGGCTTGTACAAGCGTTGGGTGGCCAAGCGGCTGGGCGTCTGCGATGTGAAGCCAGAAGTCGGCCGCAATGAAAACTGA
- a CDS encoding phage terminase small subunit P27 family, whose translation MAGNGNSGRPAKPASLHILQGNRSKKNFDELIEEIKSPAVPVAAPPMPDVLSDDAVAEWERLIPDLTALGLISTLDQMALATYCQAYADWLRYQRLIAQRNAQSTDDLGGDIQTFKTGAQQMHVLRQLANDAEKRANAAGAQFGFSPMARRNLKTAPAPQGELFPNEQRDAATRYFS comes from the coding sequence ATGGCAGGAAATGGAAATTCAGGGCGTCCTGCGAAGCCCGCATCATTGCATATCCTGCAGGGCAACCGCAGCAAGAAAAACTTCGATGAGCTGATCGAGGAAATCAAGTCGCCGGCCGTTCCGGTGGCTGCGCCGCCGATGCCTGATGTGCTGAGCGACGATGCCGTCGCCGAATGGGAGCGCTTGATTCCTGACCTCACCGCGCTGGGCTTGATCTCCACGTTGGATCAGATGGCGTTGGCCACGTACTGCCAGGCATATGCCGATTGGCTGCGCTACCAGCGCTTGATCGCCCAGCGCAATGCGCAGTCGACAGACGATCTTGGTGGCGACATTCAAACCTTCAAGACCGGCGCCCAGCAGATGCATGTCTTGCGGCAGCTCGCGAACGATGCAGAGAAGCGCGCCAACGCCGCAGGCGCTCAGTTTGGCTTCTCGCCCATGGCTCGCCGGAATCTGAAAACGGCCCCAGCGCCGCAAGGTGAGCTTTTCCCCAATGAGCAACGAGACGCCGCAACCCGATATTTCAGCTGA